Proteins co-encoded in one Dehalogenimonas sp. WBC-2 genomic window:
- a CDS encoding cysteinyl-tRNA synthetase — protein sequence MQISNTLSGRKEEFKPEGQPVKMYVCGITPQSSAHIGHAMSYINFDVIRRYLLYRGYGVRYIQNFTDVDDKIIAKAAPQGLTPLELADRNIADFLSDMASLNILPADVYPRVTQEIPSIIELVEGLVKKGFAYESKGSIYFRVTRLDDYGKLSHRTLDQMQAGARIEVDEDKEHPMDFVLWKAAKPGEPSWQSPWGLGRPGWHIECSAMSRKYLGETIDIHGGGQDLIFPHHENEIAQSESFTGKKPFVRYWMHNGLLQLGGEKMSKSLGNLITIKEALSQYSADGLRIFVLSSHYRSPLTFSAEIMEGSEKGALRLAQALKAGTGSSKKTDFDADFYRKRFTEAMDDDFNSPRALATLFDLVRDINRMDADNSDSSGAKALLGELTGILGLKLEPAAKTVSDDSRIAAVATEIFRELGREVPDWGGDTEKTMNDVIGLRTELRQAKKYAEADALRKKLDMAGIAIKDTPAGTIWEFKPA from the coding sequence ATGCAGATTTCAAATACCCTTAGCGGACGTAAAGAAGAATTCAAGCCAGAAGGCCAACCGGTCAAAATGTACGTCTGCGGCATCACACCGCAGTCTTCAGCGCACATCGGTCATGCCATGAGTTATATCAATTTCGATGTCATCCGCCGCTATCTACTGTACCGTGGTTACGGCGTCAGGTATATCCAGAATTTCACCGATGTCGACGATAAGATCATCGCCAAGGCCGCACCGCAGGGCCTGACACCGCTGGAACTGGCCGACCGCAACATCGCCGATTTCCTGTCGGATATGGCCTCGCTCAACATCCTTCCAGCCGACGTTTATCCACGGGTTACCCAGGAGATCCCTTCGATCATCGAACTGGTCGAAGGACTTGTCAAAAAGGGTTTTGCTTATGAATCGAAGGGGTCAATCTATTTCAGGGTGACCAGACTGGACGATTACGGTAAGCTGTCCCACCGGACTCTGGATCAGATGCAGGCCGGAGCGCGTATTGAAGTTGACGAAGATAAAGAACACCCTATGGATTTCGTTTTATGGAAAGCGGCCAAGCCCGGCGAGCCCTCCTGGCAATCGCCCTGGGGCTTAGGCCGACCTGGTTGGCACATCGAATGCTCCGCCATGAGCCGGAAATACCTCGGCGAGACGATAGATATACACGGCGGCGGCCAGGATTTGATATTCCCTCATCACGAGAACGAGATCGCCCAATCTGAAAGTTTCACCGGTAAAAAACCGTTCGTCCGCTACTGGATGCACAACGGCCTGCTGCAGCTCGGCGGCGAAAAGATGAGCAAGTCTCTGGGCAACCTGATCACCATCAAGGAAGCCCTGTCCCAATATTCAGCCGACGGGCTGAGAATATTCGTCCTCAGTTCCCACTACCGCAGCCCGCTGACCTTCTCCGCCGAAATCATGGAAGGGTCTGAAAAAGGCGCACTGCGGCTGGCACAGGCGTTAAAGGCTGGCACCGGCAGCAGCAAAAAAACCGATTTTGATGCCGATTTCTACCGCAAACGATTCACCGAAGCCATGGACGACGATTTCAACTCACCCCGGGCTCTGGCGACGCTCTTCGACCTGGTCCGGGATATCAACCGTATGGATGCCGATAATTCCGACAGTTCAGGCGCCAAGGCGCTATTGGGAGAACTGACCGGAATCCTGGGCTTGAAACTGGAACCAGCAGCGAAAACCGTTTCCGATGACAGCCGTATCGCCGCAGTCGCCACCGAGATCTTTCGGGAACTCGGACGGGAGGTGCCGGATTGGGGCGGGGATACCGAAAAAACAATGAACGACGTGATAGGGCTGCGGACCGAACTGAGACAAGCTAAAAAGTACGCCGAGGCCGATGCCCTGCGCAAAAAACTTGATATGGCCGGAATCGCCATCAAAGATACACCGGCAGGCACAATATGGGAGTTCAAACCGGCCTGA
- a CDS encoding tetrathionate reductase subunit A — MKNESIENNQSKGITRADFLKISALLGGSAALAGCGLSPNTRRAWGDASYDLAKAEDIIYSTCQQCATHCGIKVKLIDGVIAKIDGNPFSPWNMMPHLDYKTPVSTTAMIDASICPKGHSGAQTTYDPYRLVKVVKRDGPRGSNKWVSIPFEQAIEEIVNGGTLFSHVPGEENRVVEGLKDIWALRDPEVMKSMKHDIEDIWAAKDALEKAALVDAFKIKHQANLDKLIDPEHPDLGPKNNQFAFMFGRLLGGRVDLLKRFTNDGMGSVNAHGHTTVCQGSLFQSAKAITEQFNPQSGAFSGGQKFFWMADLGKSEFVIFTGASPFEASYGPTSRAMRITDGLGSGRLKYAVVDPRFSKAASKAWKWLPAIPGTEGALALALIRLIIENGRQDSKYLANANKAAADADGEPTWSNAAWLVKIDESGRASRFLRASDLAINHEQYTFDPPLVMNQGQVVPFDPNDTVNAMEGELMVDTEINGERIKSSLQILWEEASSHSVDEWATICGVKSDDLEEIAIEFTSHGKKAAADVHRGVSQHTNGFYNATAWWNLNMLIGNYDWQGGMIKASIYDINGNAANSPFKMSGLKPGALVPFGANSVRREQHYEETTLFQRDGYPARRNWFPLSEDIYQEVMPSAADGYPYPLKALFLQMGSPVYVMPAGQTLIEILADHTKIPLMVVTDIVVGETSMYADYIFPDLTYLERWEFAGSQPTIPFKSQPMRQPVIAPLVDTVTVFGREMPLSFEALLLGLAEKLGLPSFGSDGFGAGQPLTHQDDLYLRMVSNLAFGDKADGSETVPDADDEEMRIFLEARRHLPKSVFDPDRWQSLIGEKMWPKVVYVLNRGGRFQDLTQGYPADQKVGNKYGKLLNMFQEKTATVRNSQTGTLIPGYAKYITSGRDIYGQPIDDEKDGFDLRLITYREIARTPTTASNYYINALLPENFILINKRDADRLKLENGDIVRVISASNPKGVWDLKNGDEWPMNGRVNVIEGIRPGVIAFSLGHGHFAYGGIDITIDGQVIKGEKRRSRGVNANAAMRIDPYLKNTCLTDTVGGSAVFYDTQVKLEKIQV, encoded by the coding sequence ATGAAAAATGAATCAATTGAGAATAATCAATCAAAGGGAATAACCCGAGCTGATTTCTTAAAAATTTCAGCACTGCTGGGTGGTTCTGCCGCACTCGCCGGTTGCGGGCTAAGCCCTAACACCAGACGAGCCTGGGGAGATGCCTCCTATGATCTGGCTAAAGCCGAAGATATTATCTATAGCACATGTCAGCAGTGCGCTACTCATTGTGGAATAAAAGTTAAATTGATTGACGGCGTCATTGCAAAAATAGACGGCAACCCTTTCAGTCCATGGAATATGATGCCTCACCTTGATTACAAAACACCTGTAAGTACAACTGCGATGATCGACGCAAGTATTTGCCCTAAAGGACACTCCGGTGCCCAAACCACCTATGACCCCTATCGTTTGGTTAAAGTTGTCAAGCGTGACGGCCCCCGTGGTTCAAATAAATGGGTCAGCATCCCTTTTGAACAGGCTATTGAGGAGATCGTCAATGGAGGCACTCTGTTCAGCCACGTACCCGGAGAAGAAAATAGAGTCGTCGAAGGGTTAAAAGATATCTGGGCGCTGCGTGACCCAGAGGTAATGAAAAGCATGAAGCATGATATCGAGGATATTTGGGCAGCAAAAGATGCCCTGGAAAAAGCTGCCCTGGTCGATGCTTTTAAAATCAAACACCAGGCAAATCTGGACAAACTTATTGACCCGGAACACCCTGACCTCGGGCCAAAGAACAATCAGTTCGCCTTTATGTTCGGACGGCTTTTAGGCGGGCGAGTCGATCTTCTCAAGCGTTTTACTAACGATGGTATGGGGTCGGTAAACGCGCACGGACACACCACTGTGTGTCAGGGCAGTTTGTTCCAATCGGCCAAGGCAATCACCGAACAATTCAATCCGCAATCTGGGGCATTCAGTGGGGGGCAGAAGTTTTTCTGGATGGCCGATTTAGGCAAAAGCGAATTTGTTATTTTCACCGGTGCTTCACCCTTTGAAGCCAGTTATGGCCCAACAAGCCGTGCTATGCGCATCACTGACGGTCTGGGCAGCGGTCGTCTGAAATATGCAGTAGTCGACCCTCGTTTCTCTAAAGCTGCATCCAAAGCCTGGAAGTGGCTCCCCGCCATTCCGGGAACAGAAGGTGCCCTGGCACTGGCTTTAATACGCTTGATAATCGAAAACGGCCGACAAGATTCAAAATACCTGGCCAACGCCAATAAAGCTGCGGCAGATGCCGACGGTGAGCCCACTTGGAGTAATGCTGCCTGGCTGGTCAAGATTGATGAATCTGGTAGGGCTTCAAGATTTTTACGAGCTTCCGACCTTGCCATCAATCATGAACAGTATACTTTTGACCCTCCTCTGGTCATGAATCAGGGGCAAGTTGTTCCTTTTGATCCCAATGATACAGTTAACGCCATGGAGGGAGAACTCATGGTGGATACCGAGATTAACGGTGAGCGTATCAAAAGCAGTCTGCAAATTCTTTGGGAAGAAGCTTCATCCCATTCTGTTGATGAATGGGCGACAATTTGTGGCGTGAAATCAGATGATTTAGAAGAAATTGCCATTGAATTTACCAGTCACGGCAAAAAAGCGGCAGCAGACGTCCACCGCGGCGTTAGCCAACACACCAACGGCTTCTATAATGCCACCGCTTGGTGGAATCTTAACATGCTCATCGGTAACTACGACTGGCAAGGTGGCATGATTAAGGCTTCCATATATGATATCAACGGAAATGCGGCCAACAGCCCGTTCAAGATGAGCGGGTTGAAACCAGGCGCGCTCGTTCCTTTTGGGGCTAACAGCGTGCGGCGAGAGCAACACTATGAAGAAACGACGCTATTCCAACGGGATGGTTACCCTGCCCGACGCAACTGGTTCCCTCTTTCAGAAGACATTTATCAAGAGGTAATGCCCTCAGCTGCAGACGGATACCCTTATCCACTGAAAGCGTTGTTCCTCCAAATGGGATCTCCCGTATATGTCATGCCTGCCGGACAGACACTGATAGAAATCCTAGCGGATCATACCAAAATACCATTAATGGTTGTCACCGATATCGTTGTCGGTGAAACCTCGATGTATGCTGATTATATCTTCCCAGACTTGACCTATCTTGAGCGATGGGAGTTCGCCGGCAGTCAACCGACTATCCCATTTAAATCTCAACCGATGCGCCAACCCGTTATTGCCCCGCTTGTAGACACAGTAACGGTATTCGGTCGAGAAATGCCTTTATCCTTCGAAGCCCTGTTATTGGGTCTGGCAGAAAAACTTGGCCTTCCTTCCTTCGGTAGCGATGGCTTTGGGGCCGGGCAACCATTGACTCATCAAGATGATCTTTACCTGAGAATGGTATCTAATCTGGCCTTCGGCGACAAAGCTGATGGCTCGGAGACCGTACCGGATGCTGACGATGAGGAGATGAGAATTTTCTTGGAAGCCAGGCGTCATCTGCCAAAAAGTGTTTTTGATCCGGACCGATGGCAATCATTAATAGGCGAAAAAATGTGGCCCAAGGTTGTATATGTCCTTAACAGGGGCGGCCGCTTCCAAGATCTGACCCAGGGTTATCCCGCGGATCAGAAAGTCGGCAATAAATATGGCAAACTGCTGAATATGTTCCAGGAAAAAACTGCCACCGTAAGAAATTCGCAAACAGGAACACTCATCCCGGGTTATGCAAAGTACATCACTTCAGGACGCGATATTTACGGACAGCCGATAGATGACGAGAAAGATGGTTTTGATCTCAGACTGATTACCTACCGCGAAATTGCGCGGACACCAACCACTGCAAGCAATTACTATATTAATGCACTGCTTCCTGAAAATTTCATTCTGATCAATAAACGGGATGCTGATCGCTTAAAACTTGAAAATGGCGATATAGTCAGAGTTATCTCGGCTAGTAATCCTAAAGGCGTCTGGGATTTAAAAAATGGGGACGAATGGCCAATGAATGGCAGGGTCAATGTGATTGAGGGAATCCGTCCGGGTGTAATCGCTTTCTCCCTGGGCCACGGTCATTTTGCCTACGGTGGCATAGACATTACCATCGATGGGCAAGTCATAAAAGGGGAAAAACGGCGGTCAAGAGGTGTAAATGCCAATGCAGCCATGCGAATTGACCCCTATCTAAAAAACACATGCCTTACTGACACCGTCGGTGGCAGTGCTGTCTTTTATGATACTCAGGTAAAATTGGAAAAAATCCAAGTATAA
- a CDS encoding rhomboid family serine protease, translating to MYQRHNRQIWQNPLFVLIGVNVLVYILTLGSSTLIYQLGLSPATFTREPWTAVTSMFVHGSFSHVLFNMLALYFFGSYMVQLVGERTMLAIYFIGGIVGSLFFWLLGPSYAIAVGASGAIFALGGALAVLKPMTRVIIFPIPIPMPLWIAVIGGGLLISLVPGVAWEAHLGGLITGIGAALLISRGKLRL from the coding sequence ATGTATCAACGTCACAACCGCCAGATCTGGCAGAATCCGTTGTTTGTCCTCATTGGGGTCAACGTTTTAGTCTATATCCTGACTCTCGGGTCATCAACCCTGATTTACCAACTTGGTTTAAGCCCGGCTACTTTCACCCGGGAACCATGGACGGCCGTGACCAGCATGTTCGTTCATGGCAGTTTTTCTCACGTGCTCTTTAATATGCTGGCGCTCTATTTCTTCGGTAGCTATATGGTACAACTGGTGGGAGAGAGAACCATGCTGGCTATCTACTTTATCGGCGGCATTGTCGGCAGTCTCTTCTTCTGGCTACTGGGACCATCGTATGCCATCGCGGTGGGCGCCTCTGGTGCCATCTTCGCCCTTGGTGGTGCGCTGGCAGTGCTTAAACCCATGACACGGGTGATCATTTTTCCCATCCCCATCCCCATGCCGCTGTGGATCGCTGTTATCGGCGGCGGTTTGCTCATCTCTTTAGTGCCGGGTGTCGCCTGGGAAGCTCATCTTGGCGGCCTGATAACCGGCATCGGGGCAGCTCTGCTAATCTCTCGCGGCAAGTTGCGCCTCTAA
- a CDS encoding hypothetical protein (membrane protein) — translation MSSVSTNHGKWFANILTVILIGSVWGLLEMSLGGFLHTIHFVQTGAVMGGLAISLMAVFLSITKKPLLVPLLGFIAAAFKPFSALIFGQPVTSAYVINPSVAIVMEALAFGIVTFILAKTMERHLYAKIGAGFLAGAFGIVLYAVTASIFGMGKWPMLDLSAKLQTVFDTGAPVAVAGAVMLVIGNYVGKFSMIRLSNLKHNYPRFYYGTSLALIISCWAIPPIFHLGG, via the coding sequence ATGAGCTCTGTTTCAACTAACCACGGTAAATGGTTTGCCAATATCCTCACCGTTATCTTAATCGGGTCAGTCTGGGGGCTATTGGAGATGTCACTGGGTGGTTTCCTGCATACGATTCACTTTGTCCAAACAGGCGCGGTCATGGGAGGCTTGGCTATTTCCCTGATGGCTGTGTTTCTTTCGATTACAAAAAAACCATTGTTGGTTCCATTACTGGGTTTCATTGCTGCTGCTTTCAAACCTTTCTCAGCTTTGATCTTTGGGCAACCGGTAACATCGGCATACGTCATTAATCCGTCCGTAGCAATAGTTATGGAAGCGCTGGCTTTTGGAATCGTGACATTTATATTGGCGAAAACAATGGAGAGACATCTTTATGCCAAGATTGGAGCTGGTTTCCTTGCCGGTGCCTTTGGTATCGTGTTGTACGCTGTTACTGCTTCAATCTTTGGAATGGGCAAGTGGCCGATGCTGGATCTGTCAGCTAAGCTCCAAACGGTTTTTGATACCGGAGCTCCGGTGGCTGTTGCAGGAGCGGTAATGCTGGTTATTGGCAATTATGTTGGTAAGTTCAGCATGATCCGGCTTTCCAACCTGAAGCATAACTATCCCCGATTCTATTACGGCACTTCACTCGCACTCATTATTTCATGCTGGGCTATTCCCCCCATTTTTCATCTGGGAGGCTAG
- a CDS encoding ATP-binding DUF265 domain protein (hypothetical ATP-binding protein, containing DUF265 domain), with translation MNLIVTGEIGSGKTSWCDRYASILKWQGVKVGGILCRVQSNENVKIGYDVIDLHSGQSTSFARVDSAAREIGQKVGKYVISDTGLAFAKQAISNAVQTGCSVVFIDEMGHLELNGKGLSQEAQVAYGQSPNTVSVVRKRLLLNFVNRFSASKPSTNFVTHDIGLDLEKEGHVFSYPDINIL, from the coding sequence GTGAACCTCATCGTAACTGGAGAAATCGGTAGCGGTAAAACTTCATGGTGTGACCGATACGCCTCCATCCTGAAATGGCAGGGAGTCAAGGTTGGTGGTATTCTTTGCCGGGTTCAGTCCAATGAAAATGTAAAAATTGGCTACGACGTCATAGACCTTCACTCAGGTCAGTCAACCAGCTTTGCACGCGTTGATTCGGCAGCAAGGGAGATCGGTCAAAAGGTTGGAAAATACGTTATTAGCGATACCGGTTTGGCCTTTGCAAAACAAGCAATAAGTAATGCCGTCCAGACCGGATGCAGTGTTGTATTCATTGATGAGATGGGTCATCTGGAACTCAATGGCAAAGGTCTCTCCCAAGAAGCACAAGTCGCTTACGGCCAATCCCCCAACACGGTATCTGTGGTTCGGAAACGATTGTTGCTCAATTTTGTTAACCGCTTTTCCGCATCGAAACCCAGCACTAATTTTGTGACACACGACATTGGCCTTGATTTGGAAAAAGAAGGTCATGTGTTTAGTTATCCTGATATCAACATCCTTTGA
- a CDS encoding molybdopterin oxidoreductase membrane subunit, which translates to MLLKRLAQGIIALSLIAGIWGFYIFLTQGQQALGLGSFVVWGLWMALYVFFASTAAGMFFVASLDLLFKVKAFAGTGKIFMLASFTSLAAGLIHILANEGRPERVMNVFLHPNFESVLAWSVWIYTAIAFATAGILAALFIPGKWLPVRREPLIKALMIIGFPVAVIASGAVGFTLSTQASHSFWNVALFPVLFPIFGLSAGFALSRILVALFGNKKSSGYPRLAKIMAISTITLLLVIMYIIGSVLFVGFYDATPPSIAAANYIMFGQYWYGFWFVQIGLGVLVPLAILVKILFQPSLAKKPIWGVTAGVLVLLGTAIARMNFIIPAQAVAGTDFMASGIVDSRHIGSYVPTLPEWALSIGIAALGVIAFYIVAKMMRLIPIHIGDEE; encoded by the coding sequence ATGTTGCTGAAGAGATTAGCTCAAGGGATAATCGCCCTTTCTCTTATCGCTGGTATCTGGGGTTTCTACATATTCCTGACCCAGGGGCAACAGGCCCTTGGTTTGGGTAGTTTCGTTGTCTGGGGTTTATGGATGGCACTATATGTGTTTTTCGCCAGTACTGCAGCAGGAATGTTTTTCGTCGCATCCCTCGATCTTTTATTTAAAGTTAAGGCCTTTGCAGGTACCGGCAAGATTTTCATGCTGGCATCGTTCACCAGTCTGGCCGCCGGGCTTATTCATATTTTAGCCAATGAAGGCCGGCCTGAACGGGTTATGAACGTGTTTTTGCACCCCAACTTTGAGTCTGTTTTAGCTTGGTCAGTCTGGATATATACCGCCATTGCTTTTGCAACGGCAGGAATTCTCGCCGCTCTCTTCATCCCTGGAAAATGGCTGCCCGTACGTAGAGAGCCCTTGATTAAAGCATTGATGATTATTGGGTTCCCGGTCGCCGTGATTGCCAGTGGTGCCGTTGGTTTCACACTCAGTACCCAGGCATCACATTCATTCTGGAACGTAGCATTATTCCCGGTACTTTTTCCAATATTCGGCCTGTCAGCGGGTTTTGCGTTATCCCGCATCCTGGTAGCTCTTTTTGGGAATAAGAAAAGTTCTGGTTATCCTCGTCTGGCCAAGATTATGGCAATTTCTACCATAACTTTGTTATTAGTCATTATGTATATCATTGGATCGGTACTCTTTGTTGGTTTTTATGATGCCACTCCGCCCTCAATCGCCGCAGCTAACTACATCATGTTCGGCCAATACTGGTACGGTTTCTGGTTCGTACAAATAGGTTTAGGCGTGTTGGTTCCTTTGGCGATACTGGTTAAGATATTGTTTCAACCAAGTTTGGCCAAAAAGCCGATATGGGGTGTCACTGCGGGTGTCCTTGTGTTACTCGGCACAGCAATTGCCCGTATGAACTTTATCATCCCCGCCCAAGCAGTTGCCGGTACTGATTTCATGGCCAGTGGAATCGTCGATTCGCGTCATATCGGTAGTTACGTTCCTACGCTTCCGGAATGGGCTTTGTCCATTGGTATCGCAGCTCTAGGGGTTATCGCTTTCTATATTGTTGCCAAAATGATGAGATTGATACCGATCCACATCGGAGATGAGGAATAA
- a CDS encoding DNA-binding heavy metal response regulator has translation MKNPDKSLSLGGLLEELLQGQRPRLLVVEDEPHVGEICLRVLGREGFDVEIAANGHIGLGFVIQYDYDFCLLDIRTPGMSGKELYKWLLENRTELASRVIFTTGDIMAQDLLAFIKHTGRPFLPKPFSPDELVKIVKETWKEIISRPVNAQ, from the coding sequence TTGAAAAACCCTGATAAATCACTATCACTTGGGGGGTTGTTGGAAGAGTTACTGCAAGGACAAAGACCGCGACTGCTGGTCGTGGAAGATGAACCGCATGTCGGGGAAATTTGTCTGCGCGTTTTGGGCCGTGAAGGCTTTGACGTGGAGATAGCCGCAAATGGCCATATAGGGTTGGGTTTTGTTATTCAATATGATTATGATTTTTGCCTGCTGGATATTAGAACCCCAGGCATGAGTGGCAAAGAACTCTATAAGTGGCTGCTTGAAAACCGGACGGAGCTAGCCAGCAGAGTGATATTTACCACCGGTGATATTATGGCTCAGGACCTGTTGGCATTTATCAAGCATACCGGTCGTCCCTTCCTGCCGAAGCCGTTTTCACCAGATGAACTGGTGAAAATAGTGAAGGAGACCTGGAAAGAGATTATCAGCAGGCCAGTTAATGCCCAGTAG
- a CDS encoding transcriptional regulator ArsR family, producing the protein MTESVYKALADVTRRRILKMLGEGPMSAGEIAEKFHLAKSTLSGHFNVLKAANLIQEERTGTVITYSLNLSVVEETLAAIMELLKVGEKNKKDVQDKPS; encoded by the coding sequence ATGACTGAAAGCGTCTATAAAGCCCTGGCCGATGTCACCCGCCGTCGCATCCTCAAAATGCTCGGCGAGGGGCCGATGAGCGCCGGCGAAATCGCTGAGAAGTTCCACTTGGCCAAATCCACCCTGTCGGGGCATTTCAACGTGTTGAAAGCCGCCAATCTTATCCAGGAAGAGCGCACCGGTACCGTCATCACCTACAGCCTGAATCTGTCGGTGGTCGAGGAAACCCTTGCCGCAATCATGGAATTGCTCAAGGTAGGCGAAAAAAATAAAAAAGACGTACAGGATAAGCCATCATGA
- a CDS encoding 2-C-methyl-D-erythritol 4-phosphate cytidylyltransferase, producing the protein MFNNERVAAIIAAAGSSERMQGIDKIFTPLGNRPVLARTVYPFESAPVIDRIIVVLNPENLAAGKRLSDAEKWRKVTDIITGGNRRQDSVMNALRLLENDVKWVCIHDGARPLLRREQIEDGIKAAQATGAAVCGVRVTDTIKIVTENGDIQETPPREQMWAAQTPQVFRYDLIRRAYDTAIGSATDDSSLVERLGVPVKLYQGSTANIKITTPESLAAAEILWRRHGE; encoded by the coding sequence ATGTTTAACAATGAACGAGTTGCCGCCATTATAGCCGCCGCCGGTTCCAGTGAACGCATGCAGGGAATTGACAAGATATTCACCCCGCTGGGTAACCGCCCGGTGCTGGCAAGGACGGTTTATCCCTTCGAGTCTGCCCCGGTTATCGACCGCATCATCGTTGTCTTAAACCCGGAAAACCTGGCCGCCGGTAAACGGCTGTCAGATGCCGAGAAATGGCGCAAGGTGACCGACATCATAACTGGTGGCAATCGTCGTCAGGATTCTGTGATGAATGCCTTGAGACTGCTGGAGAATGATGTGAAGTGGGTTTGCATCCACGATGGAGCGCGGCCGCTGTTGCGTCGGGAACAGATTGAAGACGGCATTAAAGCCGCCCAAGCCACCGGGGCGGCGGTTTGCGGCGTACGGGTTACTGACACCATTAAAATCGTCACTGAAAACGGCGACATTCAGGAGACTCCGCCACGGGAACAAATGTGGGCAGCACAGACACCTCAGGTTTTCCGTTACGACCTGATTCGCCGCGCCTATGACACAGCTATCGGCTCCGCCACCGACGACTCATCACTGGTCGAGCGGTTGGGCGTACCGGTCAAGCTTTATCAGGGATCCACAGCAAACATCAAGATAACCACCCCTGAAAGCCTTGCAGCCGCCGAGATACTCTGGAGAAGGCACGGCGAATAG
- a CDS encoding molybdopterin oxidoreductase iron-sulfur binding subunit, with amino-acid sequence MANQNDQALGKSEAFPKRREFLKMAGGALALAAAVELEERVQKVSAAVIPPVESNNLATESLIGNLEKQDVLVRMQDELRRALTKPMEERHWSMVINLRRCVGCHACTEACISENKLPTGVVYRFVMDEEMGSYPNISRRFIPRPCMHCENPPCTNVCPVKATFKQADGTVVIDYERCIGCRFCIVACPYTARVMDYGDDYLQGTPEVPGLIVGQEAASVWAQAANFEYSIKHERTKKRDSPIGNARKCHFCLHRVENGMLPACVTTCIGRVNYFGDANDPDSLVSELIADPGIIQLKAELGTKPFVYYLF; translated from the coding sequence ATGGCAAATCAAAATGACCAAGCTCTTGGTAAGTCAGAGGCTTTCCCAAAACGACGCGAATTCCTCAAGATGGCCGGTGGTGCACTTGCTCTAGCCGCCGCAGTGGAGTTGGAAGAGCGGGTGCAGAAAGTCAGCGCAGCCGTGATTCCTCCGGTGGAAAGCAATAACCTAGCCACTGAGTCACTTATCGGCAATTTAGAAAAGCAAGATGTCCTGGTCCGTATGCAGGATGAACTTCGTCGGGCTCTCACCAAGCCGATGGAGGAACGGCATTGGAGCATGGTCATTAATTTGCGCCGGTGTGTCGGTTGTCATGCCTGCACCGAGGCGTGTATTTCCGAAAATAAACTACCCACAGGAGTCGTTTACCGTTTCGTCATGGATGAAGAAATGGGAAGCTACCCCAATATTTCACGACGCTTCATACCTCGGCCTTGTATGCATTGTGAAAACCCACCCTGCACCAATGTTTGTCCTGTAAAAGCCACTTTTAAACAAGCTGACGGTACGGTAGTGATCGATTATGAACGTTGTATTGGTTGTCGTTTCTGTATTGTAGCTTGTCCTTACACCGCACGTGTAATGGATTATGGAGATGATTACCTTCAAGGGACACCAGAAGTGCCTGGTCTGATTGTCGGGCAAGAGGCGGCGAGTGTCTGGGCACAGGCGGCAAATTTTGAGTACTCAATCAAGCATGAACGGACTAAGAAAAGAGATTCTCCAATAGGCAATGCGCGGAAATGCCACTTCTGTCTCCATCGAGTAGAGAACGGGATGCTGCCGGCATGCGTCACAACATGCATTGGCCGAGTCAACTATTTTGGTGATGCAAATGACCCTGATAGTTTGGTGTCAGAACTCATCGCAGACCCCGGAATCATCCAGTTAAAAGCAGAATTAGGAACTAAACCATTCGTATACTATCTATTCTAA
- a CDS encoding 2-C-methyl-D-erythritol 24-cyclodiphosphate synthase, translating to MKIRSGIGYDVHRLAPGLKLVLGGVDIPWSHGLIGWSDADVLTHAVMDALLGAAGLGDIGVHFPPGDPQYKGISSLSLLGNVGGMISDAGWQIGNIDIMVAAEQPRLSEYKDAMRRNLASVLSIDPTAVNIKAGTSEKLGFVGREEGMCVWATALIESV from the coding sequence ATGAAAATCCGTAGCGGCATCGGTTATGATGTCCATCGGCTGGCGCCGGGGCTTAAGCTCGTTCTGGGAGGGGTGGATATTCCATGGAGCCATGGTCTAATCGGTTGGAGCGATGCCGATGTGCTTACACATGCCGTCATGGACGCGCTGCTGGGGGCGGCGGGGTTGGGAGACATCGGCGTTCACTTCCCACCCGGAGACCCTCAGTATAAAGGGATTTCCAGTCTGTCTCTACTAGGCAATGTCGGGGGAATGATCAGTGATGCCGGTTGGCAGATTGGTAATATTGATATCATGGTCGCGGCGGAGCAGCCCAGATTGAGCGAATATAAGGATGCCATGCGCCGTAACCTCGCCAGCGTCTTGAGCATTGACCCCACGGCGGTCAATATCAAGGCAGGCACCTCGGAAAAACTTGGTTTTGTCGGCCGTGAAGAGGGCATGTGTGTTTGGGCGACAGCACTCATTGAGAGCGTTTAA